The following coding sequences lie in one Monomorium pharaonis isolate MP-MQ-018 chromosome 1, ASM1337386v2, whole genome shotgun sequence genomic window:
- the LOC118645925 gene encoding uncharacterized protein LOC118645925, which yields MPVRRVVINNEVRVEVPLPGPPINIPLGGLLSVRESITNQPWIYREDIRIPGFININRKFWTHWRRDLLRAQNDDVLERSCGQFGEADVWDLRRLFSMRPLIDENHEVWI from the exons ATGCCGGTTCGACGGGTCGTTATAAACAACGAGGTACGCGTGGAGGTACCACTTCCAGGTCCTCCAATCAACATCCCTTTAGGAGGGTTATTGTCGGTGCGCGAGTCAATAACTAATCAA CCATGGATCTACCGAGAGGATATCAGAATACCCggttttatcaatattaacagGAAATTTTGGACGCATTGGAGAAGGGATTTATTAAGAGCGCAGAACGACGATGTATTAGAACGTTCGTGCGGCCAATTTGGCGAAGCCGACGTGTGGGACCTGCGCCGTCTATTCAGCATGCGTCCTTTAATAGACGAAAATCATGAAGTTTGGATATAA